A region from the Chrysoperla carnea chromosome 4, inChrCarn1.1, whole genome shotgun sequence genome encodes:
- the LOC123299039 gene encoding annexin B10 isoform X1 produces MGEPTIGPKDGFDPVEDGTKLRTAMKGFGTDEQAIIDVLTSVNNVQRQELRNFFTTEYGRDLIKDLKSELGGHFEDVIIALMLPPVEYLCKELHKAMKGIGTEEHALIEIVCTKNNDEIKQIVDKYEEMYDRPLAEHLCSETGGDFRRLLTLIITGVRNDESEVNPEKAREQAEALYNAGEAKWGTDEEIFNKILAHESFAQLKLVFEQYKEVSGNTMEQAIKHELDGELKEAMLAIVECVQSPPAFFAKRLHAAMAGVGTDDRTLIRIIVSRSEIDLGDIKKEFERIYDKTLESFVKQGETSGDYKRALVALIGGA; encoded by the exons atg ggtGAACCAACTATTGGACCAAAAGATGGATTTGATCCAGTTGAAGATGGTACTAAGTTACGAACAGCAATGAAAGGTTTTGGAACTGATGAACAAGctataattgatgttttaacTTCAGTAAATAATGTACAACGTCAAGAACTGAGAAATTTTTTCACTACAGAATATGGACGA gaTTTAATAAAAGATTTGAAAAGTGAATTGGGTGGACATTTTGAAGATGTAATTATTGCATTAATGTTACCACCAGTAGAGTATTTGTGTAAAGAACTTCATAAAGCAATGAAAGGGATAGGAACTGAAGAACACGctttaattgaaattgtatgcacaaaaaataatgatgaaattaaacaaattgttgACAAATATGAAGAAA tgtacGACAGACCATTGGCTGAACATTTATGTAGTGAAACAGGCGGAGATTTTCGACGTTTATTAACCTTAATAATTACGGGTGTAAGAAACGATGAATCAGAAGTAAATCCTGAAAAGGCTAGAGAGCAAGCAGAAGCTTTATATAATGCTGGTGAAGCTAAATGGGGTACCGATGAAGagatctttaataaaattttagctcATGAAAGCTTTGCTCAACTAAAGCTTGTATTCGAACAATATAAAGAAGTCTCTGGCAATACAATGGAACAAGCTATTAAACATGAATTGGATGGTGAATTAAAGGAAGCTATGCTTGCTATCG ttGAATGCGTACAAAGCCCACCGGCATTTTTTGCAAAAAGATTACATGCAGCTATGGCTGGTGTAGGAACCGATGATAGAACATTAATTCGAATTATTGTGAGTCGATCTGAAATTGATTTAGGTGATATTAAGAAAGAATTTGAACGAATCTACGATAAAACTTTGGAAAGCTTTGTTAAG cAGGGTGAAACTTCAGGTGATTACAAACGTGCTTTGGTGGCTTTAATTGGAGGAGCATAA
- the LOC123299039 gene encoding annexin B10 isoform X2 has protein sequence MGEPTIGPKDGFDPVEDGTKLRTAMKGFGTDEQAIIDVLTSVNNVQRQELRNFFTTEYGRDLIKDLKSELGGHFEDVIIALMLPPVEYLCKELHKAMKGIGTEEHALIEIVCTKNNDEIKQIVDKYEEMYDRPLAEHLCSETGGDFRRLLTLIITGVRNDESEVNPEKAREQAEALYNAGEAKWGTDEEIFNKILAHESFAQLKLVFEQYKEVSGNTMEQAIKHELDGELKEAMLAIVECVQSPPAFFAKRLHAAMAGVGTDDRTLIRIIVSRSEIDLGDIKKEFERIYDKTLESFVKGETSGDYKRALVALIGGA, from the exons atg ggtGAACCAACTATTGGACCAAAAGATGGATTTGATCCAGTTGAAGATGGTACTAAGTTACGAACAGCAATGAAAGGTTTTGGAACTGATGAACAAGctataattgatgttttaacTTCAGTAAATAATGTACAACGTCAAGAACTGAGAAATTTTTTCACTACAGAATATGGACGA gaTTTAATAAAAGATTTGAAAAGTGAATTGGGTGGACATTTTGAAGATGTAATTATTGCATTAATGTTACCACCAGTAGAGTATTTGTGTAAAGAACTTCATAAAGCAATGAAAGGGATAGGAACTGAAGAACACGctttaattgaaattgtatgcacaaaaaataatgatgaaattaaacaaattgttgACAAATATGAAGAAA tgtacGACAGACCATTGGCTGAACATTTATGTAGTGAAACAGGCGGAGATTTTCGACGTTTATTAACCTTAATAATTACGGGTGTAAGAAACGATGAATCAGAAGTAAATCCTGAAAAGGCTAGAGAGCAAGCAGAAGCTTTATATAATGCTGGTGAAGCTAAATGGGGTACCGATGAAGagatctttaataaaattttagctcATGAAAGCTTTGCTCAACTAAAGCTTGTATTCGAACAATATAAAGAAGTCTCTGGCAATACAATGGAACAAGCTATTAAACATGAATTGGATGGTGAATTAAAGGAAGCTATGCTTGCTATCG ttGAATGCGTACAAAGCCCACCGGCATTTTTTGCAAAAAGATTACATGCAGCTATGGCTGGTGTAGGAACCGATGATAGAACATTAATTCGAATTATTGTGAGTCGATCTGAAATTGATTTAGGTGATATTAAGAAAGAATTTGAACGAATCTACGATAAAACTTTGGAAAGCTTTGTTAAG GGTGAAACTTCAGGTGATTACAAACGTGCTTTGGTGGCTTTAATTGGAGGAGCATAA
- the LOC123297700 gene encoding gastrula zinc finger protein XlCGF71.1-like: MGEIFKGSEIISTEDKTFEESKNVPMVPANDNFLIKSESLLKDEDNNNSDVDEQTFLDRTCEVCNKTLLRCNLNQHQKLHAGEKPFPCDVCNKTFARQEHLNRHKRTHTGEKPFSCLLCKKAFADKGDLHKHERIHTGEKPFSCDICNKRFSQKGQVNIHKRIHEKPFSCEICRRSFTEQIDLVKHKRIHKGEKDFLCEICSETFTQKGHLIRHNKRKHK, translated from the exons ATGGGGGAAATATTTAAAGGAAGTGAAATCATTAGTACTGAAGATAAAACGTTCGAAGAAAGTAAAAATGTTCCAATGGTCCCtgcaaatgataattttttaattaaaagtgaatCATTACTAAAAGatgaagataataataattctgaTGTTGATGAACAAACATTTCTCGATCGAA cttgtgaagtttgtaataaaacattgcTCCGATGTAATTTAAATCAACATCAAAAATTGCATGCAGGGGAAAAACCATTtccatgtgatgtttgtaataagaCATTTGCTCGACAAGAACATTTGAATCGACATAAACGAACACAtacaggagaaaaaccattttcttgtctACTTTGCAAAAAAGCATTTGCTGATAAAGGTGATTTACATAAACATGAACGAattcataccggagaaaaaccgttttcttgtgatatttgtaataaaagattttcaCAGAAAGGTCAAGTAAATATACATAAACGTATacatgaaaaacctttttcatgtgaaatttgtcgTAGATCGTTTACTGAACAAAttgatttagttaaacataaacgaattcataaaggagaaaaagattttttgtgTGAAATTTGTAGTGAAACATTTACTCAAAAAGGTCATTTAATACGACATAATAAACGAAAACATAAATAG